The following proteins are encoded in a genomic region of Haloarcula salinisoli:
- the ftsY gene encoding signal recognition particle-docking protein FtsY: MFDGLKDKLSGFTSDVEEDVDEEAVEEDVEDDAAEAEAADEDAVAAESEPETAAEDTGDESPAETESADSDDAAEADAAEAETVDDTAEADTETVSETDEVDGEAADEAVEADTDSDDGGAAKADAPADDEADADTDDVPSLAPDDEEDGDDGGRSFTEKAKIMATGKTVIEEEDLQNHLDDLELALLSSDVEMSVANEILSGVEENLTGETRRRLSSTGNLVRDALREALFDVISVGQFDFDERVQTADKPVVIIFTGVNGVGKTTTIAKLSQYFEDRGLSTVLANGDTYRAGANEQLEKHAQNLGKKIITHEQGSDPTAVVYDAVEYAKANDVDVVLGDTAGRLHTSDDLMAQLAKIDRNIDPDMTLFVDEAVAGQDAVNRAREFDDAAEIDGAILTKADADPQGGAAISVAHVTGKPILFLGTGQGYDDLESFDPEAIVDSLFDE; this comes from the coding sequence ATGTTCGATGGACTGAAGGACAAGCTCAGCGGCTTTACCAGCGACGTCGAGGAAGACGTCGACGAGGAGGCCGTCGAAGAGGACGTCGAGGACGATGCGGCCGAAGCGGAGGCAGCTGACGAGGACGCTGTCGCGGCCGAATCGGAACCCGAAACAGCGGCGGAAGACACTGGAGACGAATCACCGGCCGAGACAGAGTCGGCCGATAGCGACGACGCCGCCGAAGCCGATGCCGCCGAAGCCGAAACGGTCGACGACACTGCCGAGGCGGACACCGAAACAGTCTCCGAGACCGACGAAGTCGACGGCGAGGCTGCCGATGAGGCGGTCGAAGCCGACACCGACTCTGACGACGGTGGAGCGGCCAAAGCGGACGCCCCAGCGGACGACGAGGCTGACGCGGACACCGACGACGTTCCGAGCCTGGCACCCGACGACGAAGAAGACGGGGACGACGGCGGTCGCAGCTTCACCGAGAAGGCCAAGATCATGGCCACGGGGAAGACGGTCATCGAGGAGGAGGACCTCCAGAACCATCTGGACGACCTCGAACTCGCCTTGCTCTCTTCCGACGTCGAGATGAGCGTCGCCAACGAGATACTCTCCGGCGTCGAGGAGAACCTCACCGGGGAGACGCGCCGGCGCCTGTCCAGTACTGGCAATCTCGTCCGGGACGCCCTGCGAGAGGCGCTGTTCGACGTCATCAGCGTCGGGCAGTTCGACTTCGACGAGCGGGTCCAGACGGCGGACAAGCCCGTGGTCATCATCTTCACCGGCGTCAACGGCGTCGGGAAGACCACGACCATCGCCAAGCTCTCGCAGTACTTCGAGGACCGTGGTCTCTCGACGGTGCTTGCCAACGGCGACACCTACCGGGCCGGTGCCAACGAGCAACTGGAGAAACACGCCCAGAACCTGGGCAAGAAGATAATCACCCACGAGCAGGGCTCTGACCCGACGGCCGTCGTCTACGACGCCGTCGAGTACGCGAAGGCCAACGACGTGGACGTCGTGCTTGGCGATACGGCCGGCCGGCTCCACACCTCCGACGACCTGATGGCCCAGCTCGCCAAAATCGACCGTAACATCGACCCCGACATGACGCTGTTCGTCGACGAGGCCGTCGCCGGCCAGGACGCGGTCAACCGCGCCCGCGAGTTCGACGACGCGGCCGAGATAGACGGCGCGATACTCACGAAAGCCGACGCCGACCCCCAGGGCGGGGCCGCCATCTCGGTGGCCCACGTCACCGGCAAGCCGATTCTCTTTCTCGGAACCGGGCAGGGGTACGACGACCTCGAATCCTTCGACCCCGAGGCCATCGTCGACAGTCTCTTCGACGAGTGA
- a CDS encoding electron transfer flavoprotein subunit beta/FixA family protein produces the protein MQILVTVAPVSRADGDSDTEYRLGAWDAHALEAAVRLRETHGDVTIVTATVGPPAADPVVRAALAKGGDRGIRVWDDSLAAAALFDPRLKARLLAEVVDDVDPDIVLAGARSGPDGFGATGVTLASSLSYGWATVVTDIALDRDAGVVSVRSDRDGPHVDLVDVDLPAVLTVGTGCNEPRPASLGAVRATHRADLAVRSLDDLGLEPSDIERSLTRVGTADRDRGVTLFEGPPEEAVADLAQVLRAHGVEP, from the coding sequence GTGCAAATCCTTGTCACAGTGGCACCGGTGTCCCGGGCCGACGGCGACTCCGACACCGAGTACCGCCTCGGTGCGTGGGACGCTCACGCGCTCGAAGCGGCCGTCAGGTTGCGGGAGACCCACGGGGACGTGACAATCGTCACGGCGACCGTCGGGCCGCCGGCGGCCGACCCGGTCGTCCGGGCCGCCCTGGCGAAGGGGGGCGACCGCGGGATACGTGTCTGGGACGACTCGCTCGCGGCGGCGGCCCTGTTCGACCCACGACTGAAAGCGCGGTTGCTGGCCGAGGTGGTCGACGACGTGGACCCCGACATCGTACTGGCGGGGGCTCGGTCGGGTCCGGACGGGTTCGGTGCGACCGGGGTGACCCTGGCCTCGTCCCTGTCGTACGGCTGGGCTACGGTCGTCACCGATATCGCGCTCGACCGCGACGCCGGCGTCGTCTCGGTCCGCTCGGACCGCGACGGTCCACACGTCGACCTGGTCGACGTCGACCTGCCGGCCGTCCTGACCGTCGGGACCGGCTGCAACGAGCCCCGGCCGGCGAGCCTCGGGGCGGTCAGGGCCACACACCGGGCCGACCTCGCGGTGCGCTCACTCGACGACCTGGGACTCGAACCGTCCGATATCGAGCGGTCGCTGACCCGGGTCGGTACCGCCGACCGGGACCGCGGCGTAACGCTGTTCGAGGGGCCGCCCGAGGAGGCGGTGGCCGACCTCGCCCAGGTCCTCCGCGCACACGGGGTGGAACCGTGA
- a CDS encoding ABC transporter substrate-binding protein, translating to MTDRITDRISRRSALKTLAVSGTVGLAGCGGIFSDSETEYGPTDVPPKQRGIDEWGKKLNEHAKKADIDWKQFEGEGIELTFGNALHPYATTTNQVKSYFEDLTGITVTYDTISEEQYWRDARAALRNDEDYDGPAYDGVMCGLWPAGGYHYGEDGEPWVRDLWQYIENDDLTDREWLAMDDFLDQTIELMTFPNEDGSTDFIGFPNGIEAYGCTAIHKPTFETLDLDEPTNFAELEYCAKTISESDEVDREGMVSRTSSGTLSAANWGTMFKTYGADWIDRENKEAALNSEEGIASLERFASILHNYGPENPSSYDWYKNNNAYSEGDVGMMYSTPQTSGIVDTQIMEETKWLPPLEGPDGQDPVVDTWVWSTAITADTDHPEAAWLYLQWANSRQANLMLSTRQWEGDQPRAGYARLDWVDQQVKDGNAPPVPGEGYMNAFRKGMENVPGGRPSEPDVYPPVPVDTNQNMNIMSEAASAMSNAIANGPETAAEELNSAAPDITEYAKQIPDRYVAADRFDNK from the coding sequence ATGACAGACCGGATTACTGACCGCATATCACGACGGAGCGCACTCAAAACACTGGCAGTCTCGGGGACGGTAGGACTCGCCGGGTGTGGTGGAATTTTCTCGGACTCGGAGACCGAATACGGCCCGACGGACGTCCCGCCGAAACAGCGGGGCATCGATGAGTGGGGGAAGAAGCTCAACGAACACGCGAAGAAGGCAGACATCGACTGGAAACAGTTCGAGGGCGAGGGCATCGAACTCACGTTCGGGAACGCACTGCACCCGTACGCGACCACGACCAACCAGGTCAAATCCTACTTCGAGGACCTGACGGGTATCACGGTCACCTACGACACAATCTCAGAGGAGCAGTACTGGCGCGATGCGCGCGCTGCTCTGCGGAACGACGAGGACTACGACGGCCCAGCGTACGACGGTGTCATGTGCGGGCTGTGGCCCGCCGGTGGGTACCATTACGGTGAAGACGGGGAGCCATGGGTCCGGGACCTCTGGCAGTACATCGAGAACGACGACCTCACCGACCGGGAGTGGCTCGCGATGGACGACTTCCTCGACCAGACCATCGAGCTGATGACGTTCCCGAACGAGGACGGTTCCACCGACTTCATCGGTTTCCCGAACGGTATCGAGGCCTACGGCTGTACGGCGATTCACAAGCCGACATTCGAGACGCTCGATCTCGACGAACCGACGAACTTCGCGGAACTCGAGTACTGTGCCAAGACCATCTCCGAGTCCGACGAGGTCGACCGCGAAGGCATGGTCTCCCGGACCAGCTCCGGCACGCTGTCGGCGGCCAACTGGGGGACCATGTTCAAGACCTACGGCGCCGACTGGATCGACCGCGAGAACAAGGAGGCGGCGCTCAACTCCGAGGAGGGTATCGCCTCGCTGGAGCGGTTCGCGAGCATCCTCCACAACTACGGCCCCGAGAACCCCAGCTCCTACGACTGGTACAAGAACAACAACGCCTACAGCGAGGGCGACGTCGGGATGATGTACTCGACGCCACAGACCTCCGGTATCGTGGACACGCAGATCATGGAAGAGACGAAGTGGCTCCCGCCGCTGGAGGGCCCCGACGGGCAGGACCCCGTCGTCGACACGTGGGTCTGGTCGACCGCCATCACGGCGGATACGGACCACCCCGAGGCTGCGTGGCTCTACCTCCAGTGGGCCAACTCCCGACAGGCCAACCTCATGCTCTCGACCCGCCAGTGGGAGGGCGACCAGCCGCGTGCGGGCTACGCCCGCCTCGACTGGGTCGACCAGCAGGTCAAGGACGGCAACGCCCCGCCGGTGCCCGGCGAGGGGTACATGAACGCGTTCCGTAAGGGAATGGAGAACGTCCCCGGTGGCCGACCGAGCGAACCGGACGTCTACCCGCCGGTGCCGGTCGACACCAACCAGAACATGAACATCATGTCCGAGGCCGCGTCCGCGATGAGCAACGCCATCGCGAACGGCCCAGAGACGGCCGCTGAAGAGCTAAACAGTGCAGCACCCGATATCACAGAGTACGCAAAGCAAATCCCTGACCGATATGTGGCTGCGGACAGATTCGATAACAAATGA
- a CDS encoding electron transfer flavoprotein subunit alpha/FixB family protein produces the protein MTVLTVAEHRGGRLREVSRAAQTAGLELAEATDDPVHTAAVGGDAERFAEQLARDGVDVVHTVAEGEAFTHDIATRALTQLVGALDARVVLAPNSATGLAYAPALAARLDWPIVTDAVELDAADGLTVAREGDGTVTRFAVDSGRAVVTLRPGEWRPAEATGDAEIRSFAADIDDGAVRSRVTGSETLGDRDLTEADVVVAVGRGIGAEANLDVVFDLAEAIDATVAAASPPVKLGWLPAERQVGQSGVTVAPDVYLAIGISGATQHLAGMRESDTTVAINSDPTAPIFDVADYGIVADFADVVPALVAAFDS, from the coding sequence GTGACCGTTCTCACCGTCGCCGAGCACCGCGGTGGCCGGCTGCGCGAGGTGAGCCGCGCGGCACAGACGGCCGGACTGGAACTGGCCGAGGCGACCGACGACCCCGTCCACACCGCCGCCGTCGGCGGCGACGCCGAGCGGTTCGCAGAACAGCTCGCCCGTGACGGCGTCGACGTGGTCCACACGGTCGCCGAGGGCGAGGCGTTCACCCACGATATCGCCACACGGGCACTGACACAACTGGTCGGCGCTCTCGACGCGCGGGTCGTCCTCGCGCCGAACTCGGCGACCGGGCTGGCGTACGCCCCGGCGCTCGCCGCCCGACTCGACTGGCCGATTGTGACTGACGCGGTCGAACTGGACGCCGCGGACGGCCTGACCGTCGCCCGCGAGGGTGACGGGACAGTGACGAGGTTCGCTGTCGACAGTGGCCGGGCCGTCGTGACGCTCCGACCCGGCGAGTGGCGCCCCGCCGAGGCGACCGGTGACGCCGAAATCCGGTCGTTCGCGGCCGACATCGACGACGGGGCGGTCCGGTCGAGGGTGACCGGTTCCGAGACGCTCGGTGACCGCGACCTCACCGAGGCCGACGTGGTCGTGGCGGTCGGACGCGGTATCGGTGCCGAGGCGAACCTCGACGTGGTCTTCGACCTCGCCGAGGCCATCGACGCGACGGTCGCGGCCGCCAGCCCACCGGTGAAACTGGGGTGGCTGCCCGCCGAGCGGCAGGTCGGACAGTCCGGCGTGACCGTCGCGCCCGACGTCTACCTCGCCATCGGTATCTCCGGCGCTACCCAGCATCTCGCCGGGATGCGCGAGAGCGACACCACCGTCGCCATCAACAGCGACCCGACCGCGCCGATATTCGACGTGGCGGACTACGGCATCGTCGCCGACTTCGCCGATGTCGTCCCAGCGCTGGTGGCTGCGTTCGATTCCTGA
- a CDS encoding DUF4397 domain-containing protein produces the protein MQRNSKTRRGVLTVAGGALVALAGCSNSGGQSGTPTETGTESGEMASTDTETAEPTETEAEQATEDETETPMGGDAMLRVAHLAPDAPNVDVAVDGTAVLTDVPFETVSDYLSLTTGEHQITVTPTGGSEAVFDQTVSLASGRQTAAAIGEVSGQNQAFTVTLLTDDAGTADTGNTNVRAVHTIPDAPAVDVTSGETVIADMVEFGDAGEYVTVPSDTSTVELRPDSLANDEEPVGTFSVDLTDMAAQTVFATGYLEPSGGQPEARLVVATDAEPDGMTGGTETGTGTATPTGTSSGM, from the coding sequence ATGCAACGGAACAGCAAGACTCGACGCGGTGTACTGACAGTCGCCGGCGGCGCGCTGGTCGCCCTCGCCGGCTGTAGTAACAGTGGCGGGCAGAGCGGGACGCCCACCGAAACCGGCACCGAGTCGGGCGAGATGGCGTCGACGGACACCGAGACGGCCGAGCCCACGGAAACGGAGGCCGAGCAAGCGACCGAGGACGAGACCGAGACGCCGATGGGGGGCGACGCGATGCTCCGGGTCGCCCACCTCGCGCCGGACGCGCCGAACGTGGACGTCGCCGTCGACGGTACCGCCGTCCTCACGGACGTTCCGTTCGAGACGGTGAGCGACTACCTGTCGCTGACCACCGGGGAGCACCAGATTACCGTGACGCCGACCGGCGGGTCGGAGGCGGTGTTCGACCAGACCGTCTCGCTGGCGAGCGGGCGCCAGACGGCCGCGGCCATCGGTGAAGTGTCGGGCCAGAATCAGGCCTTTACCGTGACGCTGCTGACCGACGACGCGGGCACGGCGGACACCGGCAACACGAACGTCCGGGCCGTCCACACGATTCCGGACGCCCCCGCCGTCGACGTCACCTCCGGCGAGACGGTCATCGCCGACATGGTCGAGTTCGGCGACGCCGGGGAGTACGTTACGGTCCCCTCGGACACCAGCACCGTCGAACTCCGGCCGGACAGCCTGGCCAACGACGAGGAGCCGGTCGGTACCTTCAGCGTCGACCTGACCGACATGGCCGCCCAGACCGTCTTCGCGACGGGGTATCTCGAACCCTCCGGCGGGCAGCCAGAGGCCCGGCTCGTCGTCGCGACGGACGCCGAACCCGACGGCATGACCGGCGGGACCGAGACCGGCACGGGGACGGCGACGCCCACCGGCACCTCGTCCGGGATGTGA
- a CDS encoding cupin domain-containing protein — protein MAYHHIDPAELPETEDYPCDRRGISDAAELLALHAATYEMAPGEQLPRSYHYHKQREELFYVVSGPVHVETPEGEFAVETGEVFVAEPESPHRAFVPEDADQSARVLGVGAPKSDPGLPYEPDE, from the coding sequence ATGGCCTACCACCACATCGACCCCGCGGAGCTGCCGGAAACCGAGGACTACCCGTGTGACCGGCGGGGAATCTCGGACGCGGCGGAGCTGCTGGCGCTGCACGCGGCCACCTACGAGATGGCGCCGGGCGAACAGCTCCCGCGCTCGTATCACTACCACAAGCAACGGGAGGAGCTGTTCTACGTCGTCTCGGGGCCGGTCCACGTCGAGACGCCCGAGGGGGAGTTCGCCGTCGAGACCGGCGAGGTGTTCGTCGCCGAGCCCGAGAGCCCCCACCGTGCCTTCGTGCCCGAGGACGCCGACCAGTCGGCCCGCGTGCTCGGCGTCGGCGCGCCGAAATCGGACCCAGGGTTGCCCTACGAGCCAGACGAGTGA
- a CDS encoding DUF7094 domain-containing protein, translating into MRPLPALLVALLFVTAAAFPVAGAYATPERTFTTTVPAQSIDTVQNTTNQLTIPGGEVQRTSYNETGVDVGTATEAWSTQLQHRHDALSFEERFQRADGREARARLVTDRLAAIEAQEQALDQRQDAAIARYARDEISAAAFLRTRLVVNAEASELLETLEQVSAAPDNAPEYSLNDSIIARLRSTEGELRTLTGPIGDQLQSGDSADRTLYIEVADASYMLATVTDDEYLRETRLDDARDASAPDEFLGTAVNDGDPETDRLDVADERAAELYPWLYERQRPSFTFYGDSGIYELTADHPNGDLRAYLDGGTTDVFYEEQVRDLSDVQTTAIARNVNGTLAVTVRQSSATGPLLVTASNNETGATVDGTVTIDGQPVGTTGTDGELWTVEPRGVYTVTVTADTGTTSVVVRAN; encoded by the coding sequence ATGCGACCGCTTCCTGCCCTCCTCGTCGCGCTGCTGTTCGTCACCGCGGCGGCGTTTCCGGTCGCTGGCGCATACGCGACCCCGGAGCGGACCTTCACGACGACGGTTCCCGCCCAGAGTATCGACACCGTTCAGAACACGACGAATCAACTCACCATCCCCGGCGGTGAGGTCCAACGGACCAGCTACAACGAGACCGGCGTCGACGTCGGCACCGCCACCGAGGCCTGGTCGACACAGCTCCAGCACCGACACGACGCCCTCTCGTTCGAGGAACGCTTCCAACGGGCCGACGGACGCGAGGCGCGGGCACGACTCGTCACCGACCGCCTGGCAGCTATCGAAGCCCAGGAGCAGGCCCTCGACCAGCGCCAGGACGCCGCTATCGCCCGCTACGCCCGCGATGAGATCTCTGCAGCGGCGTTCCTCAGGACGCGCCTCGTCGTCAACGCCGAGGCGAGCGAGCTACTGGAGACCCTCGAGCAGGTCTCGGCTGCCCCCGACAACGCGCCCGAGTACTCACTGAACGACTCCATCATCGCCCGACTGCGCTCGACCGAGGGCGAACTCCGGACGCTCACCGGCCCTATCGGAGACCAGCTCCAGTCGGGTGATTCGGCCGACCGCACACTGTACATCGAGGTCGCCGATGCCAGCTATATGCTCGCGACGGTGACCGACGACGAGTACCTCAGGGAGACCCGCCTCGACGACGCACGGGACGCCAGTGCGCCGGACGAGTTCCTCGGCACGGCGGTCAACGACGGCGACCCCGAGACGGACCGGCTGGACGTCGCGGACGAGCGGGCGGCCGAGCTCTACCCGTGGCTCTACGAACGACAGCGCCCGAGCTTCACGTTCTACGGCGACTCGGGCATCTACGAGCTGACGGCCGACCATCCAAACGGCGACCTGCGGGCGTATCTCGACGGCGGGACGACCGACGTCTTCTACGAGGAGCAGGTCCGCGACCTCTCGGACGTCCAAACGACGGCGATCGCGCGCAACGTCAACGGCACCCTCGCGGTGACGGTCCGTCAGTCCAGCGCGACGGGGCCGCTACTCGTCACCGCCTCGAACAACGAGACCGGCGCGACCGTCGACGGGACCGTCACGATAGACGGCCAGCCCGTGGGGACCACCGGGACCGACGGCGAGCTCTGGACCGTCGAACCGCGCGGGGTCTACACCGTGACCGTCACGGCCGACACAGGCACCACCAGCGTCGTCGTGCGGGCGAACTGA
- a CDS encoding bifunctional 4-hydroxy-2-oxoglutarate aldolase/2-dehydro-3-deoxy-phosphogluconate aldolase, producing MTRKQEVKSALLDSGVTAVLRNIPEDQMVDVARAVHDGGVRALELTADAKRCSDQVAAVDRALEDTDAIVGVGTVMDPAAARNAIEAGAEFILGPHFDEDVVEVCNREGVLCIPGVMTPTEAADAMAAGADMLKMFPASTVGPGHISAIQGPLGDVPIMPTGGVDAENVADYFEAGAVAVGAGSALVDYEAIRNKDMEGVRESAAEFVEAVEQARNRP from the coding sequence ATGACACGCAAGCAGGAAGTCAAATCGGCACTTCTCGACAGCGGCGTCACGGCCGTCCTGCGTAACATTCCGGAAGACCAGATGGTCGACGTGGCCCGCGCCGTCCACGACGGCGGGGTGCGCGCGCTGGAACTGACCGCCGACGCCAAGCGGTGTTCCGACCAGGTCGCCGCCGTCGACCGGGCCCTGGAGGACACCGACGCCATCGTCGGCGTCGGGACGGTGATGGACCCCGCCGCCGCGCGCAACGCCATCGAGGCCGGCGCGGAGTTCATCCTCGGGCCCCACTTCGACGAAGACGTCGTCGAGGTGTGCAACCGCGAGGGTGTGCTCTGCATCCCGGGTGTCATGACACCCACGGAGGCCGCCGACGCGATGGCCGCTGGCGCGGATATGCTGAAGATGTTCCCGGCCTCGACCGTGGGCCCGGGCCACATCAGCGCGATTCAGGGACCCCTCGGCGACGTCCCCATCATGCCGACCGGCGGCGTCGACGCCGAGAACGTAGCGGACTACTTCGAGGCGGGCGCCGTCGCCGTCGGTGCCGGCTCGGCGCTGGTCGACTACGAGGCCATCAGGAACAAAGATATGGAGGGCGTCCGCGAGAGCGCGGCCGAATTTGTCGAGGCCGTGGAGCAGGCGAGGAATCGACCGTAG
- a CDS encoding helix-turn-helix transcriptional regulator has product MAPRVSAVLLALLFVAFPAASAATPVAAAPSEPAAQPTAAQELASENTTFQVQLHPDGDARWRVVERFDLTDENDTRAFERLGETFVAGNTEENALVEFQTASDGAASATGRDMELRDINREYVVDDGQGRLVLSFNWTNFAAVSGSQLRLEDAFYTQSGTWLTNLAAGQSLVISPPQGYVLTNSPQNSYIDNGDLRIDGSPTTRFERGDLDIVYDGGRNPNSTGTGTGTDQGPIQDGGFPLWGGLGILLVLGVVAALLYMNESDEFPAVGGSTTDSDDGDTPSAPASTTAGGESADEIDVELLSDEERVERLLTQNGGRMKQARIVKETGWSNAKVSQLLSSMDEDDRIDKLRIGRENLISFPDEDVTEIED; this is encoded by the coding sequence ATGGCCCCGCGGGTATCCGCCGTCCTCCTTGCCCTCCTCTTTGTTGCGTTCCCAGCGGCCTCGGCAGCCACACCGGTTGCCGCCGCCCCCAGCGAGCCGGCCGCGCAGCCGACTGCGGCCCAGGAACTGGCGTCCGAGAACACGACGTTTCAGGTACAGTTGCACCCGGACGGCGACGCGCGCTGGCGGGTCGTCGAGCGGTTCGATCTGACGGACGAGAACGACACCCGCGCGTTCGAACGGCTGGGTGAGACGTTCGTTGCCGGGAACACCGAGGAGAACGCACTGGTAGAGTTCCAGACGGCGAGTGATGGGGCGGCCAGCGCGACCGGGCGGGACATGGAACTGCGAGACATCAACCGTGAGTACGTCGTGGACGACGGACAGGGGCGGCTAGTTCTCTCGTTCAACTGGACGAACTTCGCGGCCGTCAGCGGCAGTCAGCTCCGGCTCGAAGACGCGTTCTACACGCAGAGCGGGACGTGGCTCACTAACCTCGCGGCGGGCCAGTCGCTCGTCATCTCCCCGCCCCAGGGGTACGTGCTGACGAACTCACCGCAGAACTCCTATATCGACAACGGCGACCTCCGTATCGATGGAAGCCCGACGACGAGGTTCGAGCGTGGTGACCTGGACATCGTCTACGATGGCGGCCGGAACCCGAACAGCACGGGCACGGGCACGGGGACCGACCAGGGCCCCATCCAGGATGGCGGGTTTCCGCTGTGGGGCGGTCTGGGCATCCTGCTTGTCCTTGGGGTCGTGGCCGCGTTGCTCTACATGAACGAGTCCGACGAGTTCCCGGCCGTGGGCGGAAGCACGACCGACAGCGACGATGGGGACACACCGTCGGCGCCCGCGTCGACCACTGCCGGCGGTGAGTCGGCCGACGAGATCGACGTCGAGTTGCTCTCCGACGAGGAACGCGTCGAACGGCTGCTCACCCAGAACGGCGGTCGGATGAAGCAGGCTCGAATCGTCAAGGAGACCGGCTGGTCGAACGCCAAGGTGTCCCAGCTGCTCTCGTCGATGGACGAGGACGACCGCATCGACAAGCTCCGCATCGGGCGGGAGAACCTCATCTCCTTCCCCGACGAGGACGTCACCGAAATCGAGGACTGA
- a CDS encoding AEC family transporter, translating into MAVIEQLGFMLVFLAVGAAARSVSLLTASRTETLTAVAFYVALPALVFASTFDRPLGELISPALLVGFWTVLAVTVAAGWLVHRRRESDARRSVAIVQSYHGNMGFLGLPLVAATLGGEATAIASVVLGLGALTQAPVTVMTLIRINDSDASLSGELRALATNPVLVSLAAGIAASVGGVGVPAPVVTGLDTVATLALPLALVCVGAKLDTELSLSTLRPTTGVVLLKVVWMPVLAWAVFSALGVGSTALSAAVIMLGVPTAVSTYVYTSELGGDAAFASMNVVVTTVASLGTLSVLVWLFG; encoded by the coding sequence ATGGCCGTCATCGAGCAGCTCGGTTTCATGCTGGTCTTTCTCGCCGTCGGCGCGGCCGCACGCAGCGTCTCCCTGCTGACCGCGTCGCGGACGGAGACGTTGACGGCCGTCGCCTTCTACGTCGCCCTCCCAGCGCTGGTCTTTGCCTCTACGTTCGACCGCCCGCTTGGTGAACTAATCTCGCCGGCACTGCTGGTCGGCTTCTGGACCGTCCTCGCAGTGACCGTCGCCGCCGGCTGGCTCGTCCACCGCCGCCGGGAGAGCGACGCCCGCCGGAGCGTCGCCATCGTGCAGTCCTACCACGGGAACATGGGGTTTCTGGGGCTCCCGCTGGTGGCGGCGACCCTGGGCGGTGAGGCAACCGCCATCGCCAGCGTCGTCCTCGGGCTGGGCGCGCTGACCCAGGCCCCCGTGACGGTTATGACGCTCATCCGCATCAACGATAGCGACGCGTCGCTGTCGGGCGAGCTACGGGCACTGGCGACGAATCCTGTCCTCGTCTCGCTGGCCGCTGGCATCGCCGCCTCGGTCGGCGGCGTCGGCGTTCCGGCGCCAGTGGTCACCGGCCTCGACACCGTCGCGACGCTCGCGCTCCCCCTGGCGCTGGTCTGTGTCGGTGCGAAACTCGACACGGAGCTGTCCCTGTCGACGCTCCGGCCGACGACCGGCGTGGTCCTGCTGAAGGTCGTCTGGATGCCCGTCCTCGCGTGGGCCGTGTTCTCGGCGCTGGGCGTCGGCTCGACAGCGCTGTCGGCGGCCGTCATCATGCTCGGTGTCCCCACCGCCGTCTCCACGTACGTCTACACCAGCGAACTCGGCGGCGACGCCGCCTTCGCCTCGATGAACGTCGTCGTGACGACCGTGGCCTCGCTGGGGACGCTCTCGGTGCTCGTCTGGCTGTTCGGCTGA